One window of Desulfovibrio sp. genomic DNA carries:
- the thrS gene encoding threonine--tRNA ligase, whose protein sequence is MNVRVGDQIVEAMAGQPVGEVLAKALSGKAFKNTVVARCGEALLDLSAPLPADCTEISPLAADSPEGVDVIRHSTAHVLAEAVKKLFPSAQVTIGPAIENGFYYDFAFERPFTPEDLEAIQAEMEKIASADHPFACRTVAKPEAEQVFKGMGEEYKLEVLADIPADTVSLYTQGNFTDLCRGPHVPSTRFLKAFKLTHVAGAYWRGDEKRPMLSRIYGAAFADPKELKSYLHRLEEAKKRDHRRLGTQLDLFSFSEEAGAGMVIWHPKGALVRTILEDFERKEHLRRGYNIVQGPQLLKRDLWERSGHYENYRENMYFTEIDEQAYGVKPMNCLSHMLIYKSRLRSYRDLPLRYFELGVVHRHEKSGVLHGLLRVRQFTQDDAHIICRPDQLQDEIISIINFVKDVVDLFGFEFEAQLSTRPEKSIGSDEAWELATTALAQAMQAIDMPFTINEGDGAFYGPKIDIKLKDALDRRWQCATIQCDFTLPERFDLAYTGQDGERHRPVMLHRVVLGAVERFLGVLIEHTSGAFPTWLSPVQARILTVTDAHDAHAALVLQRLRDAGIRAEADTRNEKLGYKVREAQLEKIPYMLVIGDQELEQGGVNVRLRSGENLGLKGVDEVAGLILDDCQAPFKRGGMRYNFCQ, encoded by the coding sequence GTGAACGTTCGCGTTGGTGATCAAATCGTTGAGGCCATGGCCGGTCAGCCGGTTGGGGAAGTGCTTGCCAAGGCCCTTTCCGGAAAGGCTTTCAAAAACACTGTTGTGGCTCGCTGCGGCGAGGCGCTGCTGGATTTGTCCGCTCCTTTGCCCGCCGACTGCACCGAAATATCTCCCTTAGCCGCGGACAGCCCCGAGGGAGTGGATGTCATCCGCCACTCCACCGCCCACGTGCTTGCCGAGGCCGTGAAGAAGCTGTTCCCCTCCGCCCAGGTCACCATCGGCCCGGCCATCGAGAACGGCTTCTACTACGACTTCGCCTTCGAGCGGCCCTTCACTCCCGAGGACCTGGAAGCAATCCAGGCCGAGATGGAGAAGATCGCCTCCGCCGACCATCCCTTCGCCTGCCGCACCGTGGCCAAGCCCGAAGCCGAGCAGGTGTTCAAGGGCATGGGCGAGGAATATAAGCTGGAGGTCCTGGCGGACATCCCTGCGGACACCGTCTCGCTCTACACCCAGGGGAACTTCACGGACCTGTGCCGGGGGCCGCATGTGCCCTCAACCCGGTTTCTCAAGGCCTTCAAGCTCACCCACGTTGCCGGAGCCTACTGGCGCGGCGACGAAAAGCGCCCCATGCTCTCGCGCATCTACGGTGCGGCCTTCGCCGACCCCAAGGAGCTCAAGAGCTACCTGCACCGCTTGGAAGAGGCCAAGAAGCGCGACCATCGCCGCCTGGGCACCCAGCTCGACCTGTTCAGCTTTTCCGAAGAGGCCGGGGCCGGCATGGTCATCTGGCATCCCAAGGGGGCACTGGTGCGCACCATCCTGGAGGATTTCGAGCGCAAGGAGCACCTGAGGCGCGGGTACAACATCGTGCAGGGTCCGCAGCTTTTGAAGCGCGACCTTTGGGAGCGCTCCGGGCACTACGAGAACTACCGGGAAAACATGTATTTCACCGAGATCGACGAGCAGGCCTACGGCGTGAAGCCCATGAACTGCCTGTCGCACATGCTCATCTACAAGTCGCGCCTGCGCTCCTACCGGGATCTGCCCTTGCGCTACTTCGAACTGGGCGTGGTGCACCGCCATGAGAAGTCCGGCGTGCTGCACGGCCTTTTGCGCGTGCGCCAGTTCACCCAGGACGACGCCCACATCATCTGCCGCCCGGATCAGCTCCAGGACGAAATCATAAGCATCATCAATTTCGTCAAGGACGTGGTGGACCTCTTCGGCTTCGAATTCGAGGCCCAGCTCTCCACCCGGCCGGAAAAATCCATCGGCTCGGACGAGGCATGGGAACTGGCCACAACGGCGCTGGCCCAGGCCATGCAGGCCATCGACATGCCCTTCACCATCAACGAGGGCGACGGCGCTTTCTACGGCCCCAAGATTGACATCAAACTCAAGGATGCCTTAGACCGCCGTTGGCAATGCGCCACCATACAGTGCGATTTCACCTTGCCTGAGCGCTTCGATCTGGCTTACACGGGCCAGGATGGCGAACGGCACAGGCCGGTGATGCTGCACCGCGTCGTTTTGGGCGCTGTTGAACGGTTCCTCGGAGTGCTCATCGAGCACACTTCGGGGGCCTTTCCTACTTGGCTTTCACCGGTGCAGGCGAGGATACTCACCGTCACCGACGCCCACGACGCCCACGCGGCCTTGGTGCTTCAGCGCCTGCGCGACGCCGGCATCCGAGCCGAAGCGGACACGCGCAACGAGAAGCTCGGGTACAAGGTGCGCGAGGCCCAATTGGAGAAAATCCCCTACATGCTCGTCATCGGGGACCAGGAGCTGGAACAGGGGGGGGTGAATGTTCGCCTCCGCTCTGGAGAGAATTTAGGACTAAAGGGAGTGGACGAGGTCGCCGGGTTGATTCTGGACGACTGCCAAGCCCCATTCAAACGAGGAGGAATGCGCTATAACTTCTGCCAGTGA
- a CDS encoding sensor histidine kinase, translating to MTRKFVILATAALIVLGVVMWQLGLRAQNELQTITTDQFNRQQLILAQKVAQDIEQHFTLLRTSLLELTTIWRKHPTFMGSPERALPAFQEILQSNEVLAIGYAPPGSGTVTLYNEDGVMPGPLVLDYGPFLNWARKADLKQNILVGMCESPEVGPFAGKTIVRMAARHWPSETGFDQPGVVFLVVDALSVARRYAHDVRSGQTGYAWVLDQRGVFLDHFVEDFIAKDAFAARKARDPKVNFERVDSIMRDQILAGKEGVDWYVSGWHRGSWGEVKKLIAFTPAKLAPEQVPSVIWGVAVVAPVEEVEGIIGRAALREMFMVAAFQVVVFMGLAITMYFAFRWSSTLKAEVEVRTAELREARDKIRQNLQELLQTQEKLIRSERFAAVGEAAAHISHEIKNPLMLIGGFARQVRRTLPKEGKEAEKLALIEEEAKRLETMLEEVRDFTRPAAPKMTGQDLNATVWDTVMLLETNLAARGVTLRTNLDVNLPPAVHDPSQIRQVLINLVKNAAEAMPGGGLVVVATRLNRSMIEVEVRDDGPGIAPDQAKLVFNPFYTTKERGTGLGLPVCDRIVHDHGGDIRLDAAEGKGCSFVISLPVERRAA from the coding sequence ATGACCCGCAAGTTCGTCATACTGGCCACAGCCGCCCTTATTGTCCTGGGGGTCGTCATGTGGCAGCTGGGGCTGAGGGCCCAGAACGAACTTCAGACCATTACCACAGACCAATTCAACAGGCAGCAGCTCATCCTGGCCCAGAAGGTCGCCCAGGACATCGAGCAGCATTTCACCCTGCTACGCACCAGCCTTCTCGAACTGACCACCATCTGGCGAAAGCATCCCACATTCATGGGCTCACCAGAGAGAGCCCTGCCCGCATTCCAGGAAATTCTGCAATCGAACGAGGTGCTGGCCATAGGCTACGCCCCCCCGGGAAGCGGGACCGTCACACTCTATAATGAAGACGGTGTCATGCCAGGCCCCTTGGTTTTGGATTACGGGCCGTTTCTTAATTGGGCCAGAAAAGCGGACCTCAAGCAGAACATCCTGGTTGGCATGTGCGAATCCCCTGAAGTTGGCCCTTTCGCGGGCAAGACCATCGTTCGCATGGCGGCCAGGCATTGGCCCAGCGAGACAGGGTTTGACCAGCCAGGTGTCGTCTTCCTTGTTGTCGACGCCTTGTCCGTTGCCAGACGCTACGCCCACGACGTCCGCTCCGGGCAGACCGGCTACGCCTGGGTACTGGACCAGCGAGGGGTGTTTCTCGACCACTTTGTGGAGGACTTCATTGCCAAGGACGCTTTCGCGGCGCGAAAAGCTCGCGACCCGAAAGTAAACTTCGAGCGCGTCGATTCGATCATGCGCGACCAGATTCTCGCTGGGAAAGAGGGCGTGGACTGGTATGTTTCCGGCTGGCACAGGGGGAGCTGGGGCGAGGTGAAGAAGCTTATCGCGTTCACACCGGCCAAGCTCGCCCCGGAGCAGGTTCCCTCTGTGATATGGGGTGTGGCTGTGGTCGCGCCTGTTGAAGAGGTGGAGGGCATCATTGGCAGGGCCGCTCTGCGGGAGATGTTCATGGTGGCCGCCTTCCAGGTGGTGGTGTTCATGGGCCTGGCCATCACCATGTATTTCGCCTTCCGCTGGTCCTCCACCTTGAAAGCCGAGGTGGAAGTGCGCACGGCTGAGCTTCGTGAAGCTCGCGACAAGATCAGGCAGAACCTGCAGGAGCTCTTGCAAACTCAGGAGAAGCTCATCCGTTCGGAGCGGTTCGCGGCCGTGGGCGAGGCAGCCGCGCACATCTCCCACGAGATAAAAAATCCTCTCATGCTGATCGGCGGTTTCGCGCGCCAGGTGCGCCGCACCCTGCCCAAGGAGGGTAAAGAGGCCGAAAAACTGGCCCTGATCGAGGAAGAGGCCAAGCGCCTTGAAACCATGCTGGAGGAGGTCCGGGATTTCACGCGCCCTGCGGCACCCAAGATGACCGGACAGGATTTGAACGCGACCGTCTGGGACACGGTCATGCTCCTGGAAACGAACCTGGCCGCACGGGGCGTGACACTCAGGACCAACCTGGATGTGAACCTGCCGCCTGCTGTTCACGATCCATCGCAGATCCGTCAGGTGCTCATCAATCTGGTCAAGAACGCCGCCGAAGCCATGCCTGGCGGCGGGCTTGTTGTGGTGGCAACCAGGCTGAACCGCTCCATGATCGAAGTGGAGGTGCGCGACGACGGCCCGGGCATCGCCCCGGACCAGGCCAAACTGGTCTTCAATCCGTTCTACACCACCAAGGAGCGAGGCACGGGCCTCGGGTTGCCGGTATGCGACCGCATCGTGCACGACCACGGCGGGGACATTCGCCTGGACGCCGCCGAGGGCAAGGGTTGCTCCTTCGTCATCAGCCTGCCTGTGGAGAGAAGAGCAGCCTGA